One Dysosmobacter welbionis DNA segment encodes these proteins:
- a CDS encoding restriction endonuclease subunit S, translating into MKERYRLLGNFIRQVDVRNTDGKEENLLGVSVQKMFIPSIANTVGTDFTKYKVVKRGQFTYIPDTSRRGDKIGIALLTDYDEGLVSNIYTVFEVKDENELLPEYLMLWFSRPEFDRYARFKSHGSVREIMDWDEMCKVELPVPSIDKQRSIVKAYQTITERIDLKRRINDNLAA; encoded by the coding sequence ATGAAAGAAAGATATAGGCTGCTTGGAAATTTCATTCGCCAAGTCGATGTCAGGAACACAGACGGAAAAGAGGAAAACCTTTTAGGTGTTTCCGTCCAAAAGATGTTCATTCCCTCCATTGCAAACACGGTTGGTACCGACTTTACGAAATACAAGGTAGTCAAACGGGGGCAGTTTACCTACATTCCAGATACTTCTCGGCGTGGAGACAAAATTGGTATCGCTCTTCTGACGGATTATGATGAGGGGCTTGTCAGCAATATCTATACCGTTTTTGAAGTGAAAGATGAAAACGAGTTACTACCCGAATACCTAATGCTCTGGTTCAGCAGACCGGAGTTTGATCGTTACGCACGTTTTAAGTCTCACGGCAGCGTCCGGGAAATAATGGACTGGGATGAAATGTGCAAGGTAGAGCTACCTGTCCCCTCTATTGACAAACAGCGCAGCATTGTGAAGGCGTACCAGACCATTACGGAGCGGATCGATCTAAAGCGGCGGATAAATGATAATTTAGCGGCTTAA
- a CDS encoding helix-turn-helix domain-containing protein, translating into MQASERMVAVRISYKKLWMLLLERDIKKASLRHEVGLSAGTWTKLNKGEEVSLSILLRICDYLNCDIGDICEAVRTDKN; encoded by the coding sequence ATGCAAGCAAGCGAAAGGATGGTTGCCGTGCGCATAAGCTATAAGAAACTATGGATGCTTCTTCTGGAACGCGACATAAAGAAGGCTTCTCTACGACATGAAGTAGGGCTGTCTGCCGGAACATGGACAAAACTGAATAAGGGGGAAGAAGTGTCCCTCTCTATTTTGCTGCGCATTTGTGATTACTTGAACTGTGACATCGGAGATATATGTGAGGCTGTGCGAACGGACAAGAACTGA
- a CDS encoding relaxase/mobilization nuclease domain-containing protein, which produces MAVTKIKAIRGTLSKAIAYILNPEKTDEKLLVSSYGCASETAAREFEWTRKIAEQKGMNPVRIIARHVIQSFEIGEVTPELAHEIGKQFADEILGGKYEYVLTTHIDKDHVHNHLIFNAVDFVDYHAYKSYKRIYYDMREVSDRLCKENGLSVIPPSQNKGMGYKEYTEAKRGTSWKQKLKQTIDRLVITAKDYDDFLRLMQEAGYEIKTGKYISFRAEGQERFTRSKTIGENYTEERIKERIAGRTPRRSQRQTTPKGISLIEDIQERIRLIDSKGYEHKAKLTILKEAARTLNYLTENNLLQYADLEKKVEDVHGSYDRTGKELKGVEARLREVQPLIKNISNYQRLKPVYDAFQKAKDKPGFKAKHEAELVIFEAARSTLLAMQGDEKLPSLKTLQAEQQRLLEEQQRLYDERAKLKKEVKQIETIRSNVDAFLAPSVDHDRDHLRSTQRE; this is translated from the coding sequence ATGGCAGTTACTAAAATCAAAGCAATCCGAGGAACTTTGAGCAAGGCAATCGCGTACATTCTGAATCCCGAAAAGACAGACGAGAAGCTGCTGGTCTCGTCCTACGGCTGTGCCAGCGAGACCGCAGCGCGGGAATTTGAATGGACGCGGAAGATAGCCGAGCAAAAAGGGATGAATCCGGTCAGGATCATAGCCCGTCATGTGATCCAGTCCTTTGAAATCGGAGAGGTCACACCGGAGCTTGCCCACGAGATCGGCAAGCAGTTTGCAGATGAAATCCTCGGAGGAAAATATGAGTATGTGCTGACCACTCACATTGACAAAGACCATGTTCATAACCACCTGATTTTCAATGCGGTTGACTTCGTGGACTACCACGCATATAAGAGCTATAAGCGGATTTACTATGATATGCGCGAGGTCAGCGACCGGCTCTGTAAGGAAAACGGTCTCTCTGTTATTCCTCCCTCTCAGAACAAAGGCATGGGCTACAAGGAGTACACCGAAGCCAAACGCGGCACGAGCTGGAAGCAGAAACTCAAGCAGACCATCGACCGGCTCGTCATCACGGCGAAGGACTACGATGATTTTCTGCGGCTCATGCAGGAAGCCGGATATGAAATCAAGACTGGCAAATACATCTCCTTCCGTGCTGAAGGTCAGGAGCGGTTTACCCGGTCTAAAACTATCGGAGAGAACTACACCGAGGAACGCATCAAGGAGCGGATTGCCGGACGGACGCCCCGAAGAAGCCAAAGACAGACCACGCCGAAGGGCATCTCTCTCATCGAAGATATTCAGGAGCGGATCAGGCTTATCGACAGCAAGGGTTACGAGCATAAAGCAAAGCTCACTATCCTCAAGGAAGCGGCACGGACACTCAACTATCTCACGGAAAACAATCTGCTTCAATACGCCGATCTTGAGAAGAAGGTTGAGGATGTTCACGGTTCCTATGACCGTACCGGCAAGGAACTGAAAGGCGTTGAAGCACGTCTGCGGGAAGTCCAGCCGCTCATCAAAAATATCTCCAACTACCAGCGGCTCAAGCCTGTATATGATGCCTTCCAGAAGGCAAAAGACAAGCCGGGGTTCAAGGCAAAGCATGAGGCAGAGCTTGTGATCTTTGAGGCGGCGCGGAGTACGCTTCTTGCCATGCAGGGCGATGAAAAACTGCCGAGCTTGAAGACACTGCAAGCGGAACAGCAGCGACTTCTTGAAGAGCAGCAACGGCTCTATGATGAACGCGCGAAGCTCAAAAAAGAAGTAAAGCAAATAGAGACGATCAGGTCTAATGTTGATGCGTTTCTCGCTCCTTCTGTTGACCATGACCGTGATCATCTGCGCAGCACACAGCGCGAATAG
- a CDS encoding vWA domain-containing protein, with product MRKNLTEIVFILDRSGSMSGLEIDTIGGFNSMIEKQKKENGEALISTVLFDNVSEVIHDRVPVQKVEPMTDRDYSVRGCTALLDAIGGAIHHIGNVHKYARKEDVPEHTLFVITTDGMENASRRYDSEKVKKMIERQKEKYGWEFLFLGANIDAVETAKHFGIGADRAVNYHSDREGTQLNYEVLSKAVSAVRCSVPLGTNWKKRIDEDFNSRKDGRK from the coding sequence ATGAGAAAGAACTTGACGGAGATCGTATTCATCCTTGATCGCAGCGGCTCTATGAGCGGACTGGAAATAGACACCATCGGAGGATTCAACTCCATGATTGAAAAGCAGAAAAAAGAGAATGGCGAGGCATTGATCTCTACCGTTCTCTTTGACAACGTGAGCGAGGTTATCCATGACCGTGTGCCGGTTCAGAAGGTGGAGCCGATGACCGACAGGGACTATTCCGTTCGCGGCTGCACCGCGCTTCTGGATGCTATCGGCGGAGCGATTCATCACATTGGGAATGTCCATAAGTACGCAAGAAAAGAGGATGTCCCTGAACACACACTGTTCGTCATCACAACGGATGGCATGGAGAATGCAAGCCGCCGTTATGACAGCGAGAAGGTCAAGAAGATGATTGAGCGACAGAAGGAAAAGTACGGCTGGGAGTTTCTTTTCCTCGGTGCAAACATTGATGCAGTTGAGACGGCAAAGCATTTTGGAATTGGAGCAGATCGAGCGGTCAATTACCACTCTGACCGCGAGGGAACGCAACTCAACTATGAAGTTCTGAGCAAAGCGGTTTCCGCTGTCCGATGCAGCGTACCGCTGGGTACGAATTGGAAAAAACGTATTGATGAGGACTTCAATTCCAGAAAGGACGGGAGAAAGTAA
- a CDS encoding SIMPL domain-containing protein, producing MRTITVKGTGNVSTRPDYIILSLNIEVLSETYDRAMSEAAERIERLQGAAVRVGYRKEDLKTTSFDVQTRYENVKDRQGNYKREFAGYACSYRLKLAFDFDSKQLAKVISAIADCGAQPELSIAFTVKNPARVCEELLINATENARAKAEILCKASGSTLGQLLNIDYNWGELNVFSRTSYDVEDCIQPLMAMSKCAAPEIEPVDIDVTDTLAFTWEIQ from the coding sequence ATGAGAACAATCACCGTAAAAGGGACAGGCAATGTCTCCACAAGACCGGATTACATCATCCTATCCCTGAACATTGAAGTCTTATCTGAAACCTATGACCGCGCAATGTCGGAAGCTGCCGAGAGAATCGAAAGACTGCAAGGTGCCGCAGTCCGCGTTGGGTATCGCAAGGAAGACCTGAAAACCACGAGCTTTGATGTCCAGACAAGGTACGAGAATGTCAAGGATCGGCAAGGAAATTACAAGCGAGAGTTTGCCGGATATGCTTGCAGCTATCGCTTGAAACTTGCCTTTGACTTTGACAGCAAGCAGCTTGCAAAGGTCATTTCTGCGATTGCGGATTGTGGGGCGCAACCAGAACTCAGCATTGCGTTCACCGTGAAAAACCCGGCAAGAGTCTGCGAAGAGCTGCTGATCAATGCGACGGAGAACGCCAGGGCAAAGGCGGAGATTCTTTGCAAAGCATCAGGCAGTACGCTTGGGCAGTTGCTCAACATCGACTACAACTGGGGCGAACTCAATGTTTTTTCCAGAACAAGCTACGATGTTGAAGACTGCATTCAGCCTCTCATGGCGATGAGCAAGTGCGCCGCACCTGAGATTGAGCCGGTTGATATTGATGTGACAGACACATTGGCTTTCACATGGGAAATCCAATGA
- a CDS encoding plasmid mobilization protein: MVRRTRDIQKKIWLTPQEERTIAKKMEMIGTENFGAYARKMLIDGYIIVVDYTEQKKLAAEINKIGVNINTVCRRINSTGRFYQDDIDELKEKMDAVWQLLKSKQSEEL; encoded by the coding sequence ATGGTACGAAGAACACGAGACATTCAGAAGAAGATTTGGCTGACACCACAGGAAGAACGGACGATTGCAAAGAAGATGGAAATGATCGGCACGGAGAACTTCGGTGCGTATGCAAGGAAGATGCTGATCGACGGCTACATCATCGTTGTGGACTACACGGAGCAGAAAAAGCTCGCCGCCGAAATCAACAAGATCGGTGTGAACATCAATACCGTCTGCCGCAGGATCAACTCGACGGGACGATTCTATCAGGACGATATTGACGAGCTGAAAGAAAAGATGGACGCGGTATGGCAGTTACTAAAATCAAAGCAATCCGAGGAACTTTGA
- a CDS encoding DNA methylase: MKQLTYIAIDLKSFYASVECRERGLDPLDTNLVVADESRTDKTICLAVTPSLKSYGISGRGRLFEVKQRVKESNVGRQHDAPGHRLDGTSHFFSELQANPSLAIDFIIAPPRMAYYMEYSTRIYQVYLKYIAPEDIVVYSIDEVFMDVTDYLNTYKLSAHDLAMKIILDVLETTGITATAGIGTNLFLCKVAMDIVAKHIPADKNGVRIAELDEMKFRRELWTHQPLTDFWRVGRGIAKKLEQNGMFTMGDVALCSERNEDLLYKLFGKNAELLIDHAWGWEPTTIEAIKAYRPSSNSISSGQVLHCPYETDKAKLVVREMTDLLVLDLVDKGLVTDQMVLTVGYDIENLTDPARRAKYHGAVETDHYGRQIPKQAHGSINLDGHTSSTRKIMCAVSELFDRIVDKNLLVRRMYVVANHVLPEADVPKKNDGAVQLDLFTDYAAEEEKQKAEDAALERERKIQAATLAIKKKYGKNAILKAMNLEEGATAKDRNAQIGGHKA, translated from the coding sequence GTGAAACAACTCACTTACATCGCAATCGACCTGAAATCCTTCTACGCCTCCGTGGAGTGCCGGGAGCGCGGCTTAGATCCTCTGGACACAAACCTTGTTGTCGCAGACGAAAGTCGGACGGACAAGACCATCTGTCTTGCCGTTACACCCTCCCTCAAAAGCTACGGTATCTCCGGACGCGGACGGCTGTTTGAAGTCAAGCAGCGCGTGAAGGAATCGAATGTCGGACGGCAGCACGACGCGCCGGGACACAGGCTGGACGGCACATCGCACTTCTTCTCAGAGCTGCAAGCAAACCCGTCTCTGGCGATTGACTTCATCATCGCGCCGCCCCGGATGGCGTACTACATGGAGTACAGCACCCGCATCTATCAGGTTTATCTCAAGTACATTGCGCCGGAGGACATCGTAGTCTACTCCATCGACGAGGTGTTCATGGACGTGACGGACTACCTGAACACCTACAAGCTCTCAGCACATGATCTCGCCATGAAGATCATCCTCGATGTGCTTGAAACAACCGGCATCACAGCAACCGCAGGAATCGGCACGAATCTTTTCCTCTGCAAAGTGGCAATGGACATTGTGGCGAAGCACATCCCCGCCGACAAGAACGGCGTCCGCATTGCAGAGCTGGATGAGATGAAGTTCCGGCGTGAGCTTTGGACGCATCAGCCCCTCACGGACTTCTGGCGCGTAGGTCGAGGCATTGCCAAGAAACTTGAGCAAAACGGGATGTTTACGATGGGCGATGTTGCACTTTGTTCAGAGCGAAACGAGGACTTGCTTTACAAGCTGTTCGGCAAGAATGCAGAATTGCTCATCGACCATGCGTGGGGTTGGGAACCTACGACCATTGAAGCGATCAAGGCGTACCGTCCCAGCTCCAACAGCATCAGCTCCGGTCAGGTATTGCACTGCCCATACGAGACGGATAAAGCAAAGCTGGTTGTCCGAGAGATGACGGATTTGCTTGTGCTGGACTTGGTGGACAAGGGGCTTGTCACCGACCAAATGGTTCTCACAGTCGGCTACGACATTGAGAACCTGACCGATCCGGCACGACGGGCAAAGTATCACGGCGCGGTTGAGACAGATCATTATGGGAGGCAGATTCCGAAACAGGCGCACGGCTCTATCAATCTCGACGGTCACACATCATCTACTCGCAAAATAATGTGTGCTGTGTCAGAACTCTTCGACCGGATCGTGGATAAGAATCTGCTTGTCCGCCGTATGTATGTTGTTGCAAATCATGTCCTGCCGGAAGCTGATGTACCGAAGAAAAACGACGGTGCAGTCCAGCTCGACCTCTTTACCGACTATGCCGCCGAAGAGGAAAAACAGAAAGCCGAAGATGCCGCTTTGGAGCGTGAGCGGAAGATACAAGCCGCCACGCTTGCCATCAAGAAGAAGTATGGAAAGAACGCCATCCTCAAGGCAATGAATCTTGAAGAAGGTGCAACCGCGAAAGACCGCAATGCGCAGATTGGAGGGCATAAGGCGTGA
- a CDS encoding sodium ion-translocating decarboxylase subunit beta, whose translation MDKVFQKFLRSGIDLSSVGVKRREDNNPYFCTPKGASIFGWAGVDGIHFCFVRGFGGMVFSVSPMNSAPDFVHPLANDFEDFLRLLLACSDSAALEQAWMWDKAQFEAFLQDNPPTQDQQRTLSELAEKMKLTPMEQPWVYIKKLQASFDYSKIKYTEDYYDVDMNPEAEPTMPEWKVYFEGNFWGHSGKDHAGTEIRLNKQFDWARHHWVIPAAYSCSKGLVMDFCMRTPEEDIRKFITKWDLHPENDSCEYFTQEQQMQIDLDNPLCLDFIPRLELNGKTMLTSHGCSVVFNPCLPDGVINEAEAKWALEHYDLDTSYGWMIFRAAFPWTSKRRPEIKALSLTMEQQSCRVPGPHFKAHAPGDSFSFLHPVSGKKYTLTVQELERQTISEKRFGSDRWLYPTHFTAMSYTFSPEPDDDISICDCAEGDKPLKIAPCSDRYAPEARNDIACIGIIGGADGPIAIVCGGSSKEKLHAVCSSLHFEPVEGDIEWRIVFNIKSSNEMSLGMI comes from the coding sequence ATGGATAAAGTGTTTCAGAAATTTTTGCGAAGTGGTATTGACCTCTCTTCCGTAGGAGTGAAGCGTCGTGAAGATAACAACCCATACTTTTGCACGCCAAAAGGTGCATCTATTTTTGGCTGGGCGGGTGTGGACGGCATCCACTTCTGCTTTGTTCGAGGCTTTGGCGGTATGGTATTTTCCGTCAGTCCCATGAACTCGGCTCCGGATTTTGTTCATCCGCTGGCAAACGATTTTGAAGACTTTCTGAGGTTGCTCCTTGCTTGCAGTGATTCGGCAGCGCTGGAACAGGCGTGGATGTGGGATAAAGCCCAGTTTGAAGCCTTTTTGCAGGACAACCCTCCAACACAGGATCAGCAAAGAACGCTATCAGAGCTTGCTGAGAAAATGAAATTGACGCCTATGGAACAGCCGTGGGTATACATCAAAAAGCTGCAAGCATCTTTTGATTATAGCAAGATCAAGTACACCGAGGACTATTATGATGTTGATATGAACCCAGAAGCAGAACCGACCATGCCTGAGTGGAAGGTCTACTTTGAGGGAAACTTCTGGGGACATTCGGGAAAAGACCATGCCGGAACGGAAATCCGGTTGAATAAGCAATTTGACTGGGCGAGGCATCATTGGGTTATTCCTGCGGCGTATTCTTGCAGCAAGGGACTCGTCATGGACTTTTGTATGCGCACCCCGGAAGAAGACATTCGCAAGTTCATAACTAAATGGGATTTACACCCCGAAAACGACTCCTGCGAATACTTCACGCAGGAGCAGCAAATGCAGATAGATTTAGACAATCCACTTTGCCTTGACTTTATTCCTCGTTTGGAATTGAACGGGAAAACAATGCTGACCTCCCACGGCTGTTCCGTGGTCTTTAATCCATGTTTGCCAGACGGGGTGATCAATGAAGCGGAAGCAAAGTGGGCATTGGAACACTATGATTTGGATACATCCTATGGATGGATGATTTTTCGGGCAGCTTTTCCGTGGACAAGCAAACGCCGTCCTGAAATAAAAGCCCTCTCCCTTACAATGGAGCAGCAGTCGTGTCGTGTCCCGGGACCACATTTCAAGGCACACGCTCCCGGTGATTCGTTTTCTTTCCTCCATCCGGTCAGTGGAAAAAAATACACATTGACCGTACAGGAATTGGAGCGGCAGACAATTTCCGAAAAGCGTTTCGGTTCTGACCGCTGGCTTTATCCGACGCATTTTACCGCCATGAGCTATACGTTTTCTCCTGAACCAGACGATGATATTTCAATCTGTGATTGCGCTGAGGGGGACAAACCTTTGAAAATTGCGCCATGCTCTGACCGCTATGCACCAGAGGCACGAAACGATATTGCTTGTATTGGCATTATCGGCGGAGCGGACGGTCCAATCGCAATCGTGTGTGGAGGCAGCTCAAAAGAAAAACTTCATGCAGTTTGTTCCTCTCTACACTTTGAGCCGGTGGAGGGTGATATTGAATGGCGTATCGTATTCAACATTAAAAGCTCCAATGAAATGTCATTAGGGATGATCTAA
- a CDS encoding restriction endonuclease subunit S produces MKSNYEPLGKHIQLVDYRNSEEVTSTVLGISIDKEFMPSVANVIGTDLSRYKLISKGLFACNPMHVGRDERLPIALYEKDSPAIVSPAYFMFEIIDRDVLNEEYLMMWLRRPEFDRECWFMTDGSVRGGISWDDLCRIKLPVSSYARQCEIVGSYRAITDRIALKRAENDNLVELCKTEFMRTFATHPEYRDEQSDWFSQPLGKSLSRVAMGPFGSNIKTDCFVDRGVPVLNGDNISGYLLSERSFRYVEEEKANQLKNSIAFSGDIVITHRGTLGQVALVPDKTKFDRYVISQSQFLLTCDQRALLPEYVLFYFHTDAGRRKLLANDNTTGVPSIAKPTSYIKALHIPIPPIELQQNWAVLVSATLAAVADNNLEIEKLTGFAQTLLSGLSR; encoded by the coding sequence ATGAAATCGAATTATGAACCCCTTGGTAAACATATTCAGCTTGTTGATTATCGGAACTCCGAGGAAGTCACCAGCACTGTTCTTGGCATAAGCATCGACAAAGAGTTTATGCCTTCCGTCGCAAATGTAATTGGCACAGATTTGAGCCGGTATAAGCTAATCAGCAAGGGATTGTTTGCCTGTAACCCAATGCACGTTGGGCGCGATGAGCGTCTTCCGATTGCACTCTATGAGAAAGACAGCCCCGCAATAGTTTCTCCGGCGTATTTCATGTTTGAGATTATTGACCGCGATGTCTTAAATGAAGAGTATTTGATGATGTGGCTTCGTAGACCGGAGTTTGACCGTGAATGCTGGTTCATGACGGACGGCAGTGTTCGAGGCGGAATTTCATGGGACGATCTTTGCCGTATAAAGCTCCCTGTTTCCTCCTATGCGAGACAATGTGAGATCGTTGGGTCCTACCGTGCAATTACCGACCGCATTGCTTTGAAGAGAGCGGAAAATGATAATTTAGTGGAACTCTGCAAAACAGAGTTCATGCGGACGTTTGCTACCCATCCCGAATATCGTGACGAGCAGAGTGATTGGTTCTCACAACCCTTGGGAAAATCATTGTCCCGCGTTGCAATGGGACCTTTCGGCTCTAATATTAAAACTGACTGCTTTGTTGATCGTGGTGTTCCAGTGTTAAACGGAGATAACATCTCTGGCTACTTGCTTTCTGAACGATCATTCCGATATGTCGAGGAAGAAAAAGCAAACCAGCTAAAAAATTCGATAGCCTTCTCTGGTGATATTGTGATCACTCATCGTGGAACGCTGGGGCAAGTTGCACTTGTTCCGGACAAAACGAAATTCGACAGGTATGTCATTTCCCAAAGTCAGTTTTTACTTACTTGTGACCAGCGTGCGCTATTACCTGAGTATGTTCTCTTCTACTTTCACACTGATGCCGGGCGCAGAAAATTACTCGCAAATGATAACACAACCGGCGTTCCATCAATCGCAAAGCCCACAAGTTATATCAAAGCATTACACATTCCCATTCCGCCGATTGAATTGCAGCAAAATTGGGCTGTGTTGGTGAGTGCAACTCTTGCTGCCGTTGCTGACAATAATCTTGAGATAGAAAAACTTACAGGTTTCGCACAGACCTTGCTTTCAGGGTTAAGCCGCTAA
- the xerA gene encoding site-specific tyrosine recombinase/integron integrase produces the protein MKKQLIQEVQRQMLPYLNNAQLKQLQGVLEGVLSGVELSHSAGMEESAKVDTVACFINAKRIEGCSEKTLSYYRQTIVSMLSGIEKEPQEIVTEDLRKYLTVYQMSRKSSKVTIDNIRRILSSYFSWLEDEDYIVKSPVRRIHKVKTAKVIKETYTDEALEIMRDNCCNVRDLAMIDLLASSGMRVGEMVALNRDDINFNERECVVFGKGSKERIVYFDARTKIHLQNYLESRTDTCSALFVSLTAPHDRLQIGGVERRLRDLGKRLNLPRVHPHKFRRTLATSAIDKGMPIEQVQQLLGHQKIDTTMHYAMVKQQNVKLAHRKYIG, from the coding sequence ATGAAAAAACAACTGATTCAAGAAGTGCAGCGACAGATGCTTCCGTATCTGAACAATGCACAGTTAAAACAGCTTCAAGGCGTCCTTGAGGGGGTACTGAGTGGCGTAGAGCTAAGTCACAGCGCGGGCATGGAAGAAAGCGCAAAGGTCGATACGGTTGCCTGTTTTATCAACGCAAAACGCATTGAAGGCTGCTCAGAAAAAACCTTGAGCTATTACCGTCAGACAATTGTGTCAATGTTGTCCGGCATTGAAAAAGAGCCTCAAGAGATTGTAACTGAGGACTTGCGGAAGTACCTAACAGTGTATCAGATGAGCCGGAAGTCAAGCAAGGTCACGATAGATAACATCCGCCGCATCCTATCCAGCTACTTTTCGTGGCTTGAAGATGAGGATTACATCGTAAAAAGCCCGGTACGCCGGATCCACAAGGTGAAAACGGCAAAGGTGATCAAGGAAACCTATACCGACGAGGCATTGGAAATCATGCGGGACAACTGCTGCAATGTCCGCGATCTTGCGATGATAGACCTTCTTGCGTCCTCTGGAATGCGTGTTGGTGAGATGGTTGCCCTTAACCGCGATGACATCAACTTCAATGAACGGGAATGCGTTGTTTTCGGAAAAGGAAGTAAGGAACGGATCGTTTATTTCGATGCCAGGACAAAAATCCATCTCCAAAACTATCTGGAAAGCCGCACAGACACCTGTTCAGCGTTGTTTGTCTCGCTGACCGCACCGCATGACCGTTTGCAGATTGGCGGCGTAGAAAGACGGCTTCGAGATTTGGGAAAAAGGCTGAATCTGCCTCGTGTCCACCCACATAAGTTCCGAAGAACATTGGCAACATCAGCCATAGATAAAGGAATGCCCATAGAGCAAGTCCAGCAGCTCTTAGGGCATCAGAAGATCGACACGACCATGCACTATGCTATGGTTAAACAGCAAAATGTCAAGCTGGCACACAGAAAATACATAGGGTGA
- a CDS encoding type I restriction-modification system subunit M: protein MARAASAPKKEISMEEALWKSADKLRGSVEPAEYKHVVLSLFFLKFASDKFEAQRKAISEKYGEKFVDNVAFYTKDNVFFLPEISRWSFIMENAKQDDIALKIDTALYTIEKANPALKGALPDNYYSRLHIDTAKLASLLDEIDKINTGDKENDIIGRVYEYFLSKFALAEGKGKGEFYTPKCIVNLIAEMIEPYDGILYDPCCGSGGMFVQSMKFVEAHHGNKKKVSIYGQEYTNTTYKLCKMNLAIRGISANLGEMAANTFTNDQHKDLKADYIMANPPFNQKEWRGDNELIDDPRWDGYEVPPTSNANYGWILNIVSKLSQNGVAGFLLANGALSDDGTELKIRRQLIENNLVEAIIILPRNLFYTTDISVTLWILNKNKKARVVEENGEVKRFRNREREILFMDLRQMGSPYEKKYIELTEEDRAKVTSVYHAWQQEGYEETYQNVPEFCYSASFDEVAEKGFTLVPSRYIEFVNRDENIDFDTKMKTLQSELRDLLVAEEKSKADLLTVFKELGYEIEL from the coding sequence ATGGCACGAGCCGCATCGGCACCGAAGAAGGAGATTTCTATGGAGGAAGCTCTGTGGAAGTCCGCAGATAAACTCCGTGGTTCTGTTGAGCCAGCGGAATACAAACACGTCGTTCTCAGTCTCTTCTTTTTGAAGTTTGCCAGCGATAAGTTTGAGGCACAAAGGAAAGCTATTTCTGAAAAATACGGTGAGAAGTTTGTTGACAATGTTGCCTTCTACACGAAGGACAACGTGTTCTTCCTGCCTGAGATCAGCCGTTGGTCTTTCATTATGGAGAATGCGAAACAGGATGACATTGCGCTGAAAATCGACACCGCCCTCTATACGATTGAGAAAGCGAATCCCGCACTGAAAGGCGCACTGCCGGACAACTACTACTCACGTCTTCACATCGACACAGCAAAGCTGGCATCACTGCTGGACGAGATTGATAAGATCAACACCGGCGATAAAGAGAATGACATTATCGGACGAGTCTACGAATACTTCCTGAGTAAGTTTGCACTTGCAGAAGGCAAAGGTAAGGGCGAGTTCTATACGCCGAAGTGCATTGTCAATTTGATTGCGGAAATGATCGAGCCGTATGACGGTATTCTCTATGACCCTTGCTGCGGTTCTGGCGGTATGTTCGTGCAGTCAATGAAGTTCGTGGAGGCACATCACGGCAACAAGAAGAAGGTCTCTATCTATGGTCAGGAATATACAAACACGACGTACAAGCTGTGCAAAATGAATCTGGCTATTCGCGGCATCTCTGCAAACCTCGGAGAAATGGCAGCGAACACTTTCACCAATGACCAGCACAAGGACCTCAAGGCAGATTACATTATGGCAAACCCGCCTTTTAATCAGAAAGAATGGCGTGGTGATAATGAGCTGATTGATGATCCGCGCTGGGACGGCTATGAAGTTCCGCCCACGAGTAATGCAAACTATGGCTGGATTCTGAATATTGTTTCAAAGCTCTCTCAAAACGGTGTTGCCGGTTTCCTGCTTGCAAACGGCGCACTGTCTGACGATGGCACAGAGCTGAAAATCCGCCGTCAGCTCATCGAGAACAATCTCGTCGAAGCAATCATCATCCTTCCCCGCAACCTCTTCTACACCACCGACATCAGCGTTACGCTTTGGATTCTAAACAAGAATAAAAAGGCTCGTGTGGTTGAAGAAAACGGAGAGGTAAAACGCTTCCGTAACCGTGAGCGCGAGATCCTTTTCATGGACTTGCGGCAAATGGGAAGCCCCTATGAAAAGAAGTACATTGAACTGACAGAAGAAGACCGTGCGAAGGTCACGAGCGTCTACCACGCATGGCAGCAGGAAGGTTATGAAGAAACTTATCAGAATGTGCCTGAATTTTGTTACAGCGCATCCTTCGATGAGGTTGCAGAAAAGGGCTTTACCCTTGTTCCGAGCCGTTACATCGAGTTTGTAAATCGTGATGAGAACATCGACTTTGATACGAAAATGAAGACGCTGCAAAGTGAGCTTCGTGATCTGCTTGTTGCAGAAGAGAAGTCGAAGGCTGACCTGTTGACCGTGTTTAAGGAGCTGGGCTATGAAATCGAATTATGA